A window of Rhinopithecus roxellana isolate Shanxi Qingling unplaced genomic scaffold, ASM756505v1 contig3856, whole genome shotgun sequence genomic DNA:
GGTTCcagttcagataaaaactgtaaagtgaGCTTTCGTAAGAAGCTTCTGATTATTGATTCAAACTTGGAGGTCAAAGATGTGGAGCGCCTCAAGTTTCTCTGCATAGGATTGGTTCCCAACAAGAAGCTGGAGAAGTCCAGCTCAGCCTCAGATGTTTTTGAACATCTCTTGGCAGAGGATCTGCTGAGTGAGGGAGACTCTTTCTTCCTGGCGGAACTCCTATATATCATAGGGCAGAAGAAGCTGCTGCAGTACCTCAACTATACCAAAGAGGAAGTGGAGCAATTGCTACCTATCAAAGGAAAGATCTCTCTATTTAGGTGAGGATGGGTCTATGgtagagatgggaggatctcccATCTAGTGTTCAGTCTGGCCATTGGGCTTTGAAAGGAAGCTGCAGTTAAGATCTTTTGGTTATCTACCTCCTTGGATGATAAACCAGGAGATTCTAAatctccttctcagcctctgatGCTAATGAGCTGAGAGTTGGGAGGTCAGCAAAGCTTCAAGACCAAGCTCTGGGCCTAGAGGTGGCTTCCCTTTGTTTTACTTCTCACTGGCAGTGAAGCCCACCTCAGTGTGGCAGAGCCTGCGTATTCCCTGCTTACCAGCCGCCACACGTGCAGATCTTCTCCCTCCTGGGATCCACTAGTCTGTCTACGTGTTTCCCGGGGTCTTGAGAAGAGAGTAATGCATACTTGGAGCAAAATAAGCAAGATGAAAAAAGAGATGAGTTTCTGGGGTAGAGAGGGATGTCATTTATGCCATGTCTAGCATGTCTAGTTATagaaatttctatatttttgggTGGAAATCCAGAGAGGTAAAAACAGGCATTTTGCCCAAAGAGGTAAAATTTAGGCATTGGTCTTATCATGGATGACagcgttttatttttatttttattttgagatggtgtctcgctctgtcactcaggctggtgtgaagtggcaccatctcggctcactgcaacctccgcttcctgggttcgagtgattctcctgcctcagcctcctgagtagctgggactacaggcacccaccaccacacctggctaatttttgtatttttagtaaagacgggatttccaacatgttggccaggctggtctggaactcctggcctcaagtgatctacgcaccttggcttcccaaagtgctgggattacaggtgtgagccactgcatcaggctGATGACAGTGTTTAAAATTGTTCACTGACATAGTGTCCACATCAGAGAACCTCATGAAGAGGAGCCGTTGGAGGGTGTTTTATGGTCTGTGCGATTAGAACACATTAAGCCTTAGTGGTGGAGCTGGCTCCCAGAACCTGAGTTGCCCTTGAGTCAGTGGAAGGAATGATGAATTCCAGAAATCCATATTTCCGTTCTTCTGGCTAAACATCTGAGGGACAGTCTCTGACACATAGGGGTGTTAGTATGTGGATGAAATCCtcactttttctggttttggattATATGACTATCTCGAAGCTGGGatagttttcttcccttttcaatATACAATCGACTGTACCTTGGCTGGTCTGGGGTCCCTCTACTAAGGGCCTGTAAAGTAAGCCTGAATTTCTAGATGGAATCAGGAGATGGAGGGCATGTCAGAACTGTGTtttatgcctcttttttttttttttttaatatgcctTCTTAGTGTGGTTAAAAACAGCACTAGACTTGGAGTCAGAAGGCTTGCTTCTACTACTTACTGTGTTATCTTTATCTAAACAAGTTACTTAGAAactgaaagttttaattttttgaatctataaatggGATTAATAATTGTCTACACATAGAGTTGATCATTCAACTGacagaaaacatttatgaaagcACTTGATTGATTATGGTGTCCTCTGCAAGTGTAAGGCTTTATTTGTCATTTTGGGTATGTGTCTTAGAAACCTGCTCTACGAACTATCACAAAGCATTGACTCAGAGAACTTAAAGGAGATGATCTTCCTTCTGAACGACTCTCTTCCCAAAACCGAAATGGTGAGTGGGTCATACAGAATGGGTCTGTGTGGGCACTGTCTTAATCAATGATTAGAAAGATGCTGGAAAGGGTTTTTAGGgagatttattttttgtgggaGACAGTATCATACAATGGTTAGGAACATTGGCTTTGGTGCTGGATGAGCCTAGATTCTGGTCCTGATTCTAATTCTAAACCTGTGCTGTGAGGCCAATGATTGAATTTTCTAGTCTCTGTTTTCTTAGATGTAAAATTGTGGGCAATTGTATGAATTCCTTCTAGGACTTTTGGGAGAATTAGCTGAAACAATGTGCATGAAGCATTAGCATGAGGCCAGTATTTGGTATAGCATGCAGTAAATGCTCACTTCTGTTGGCATCtgctgtgttatttatttatttatttatttatttatttatttatttatttagaaacaaagtcttgctttgtcgcccaggctggagtgcagtggcacgatctcagctcactgcaacctccgcctcctggattcaggccattctcctgcctcagcctccccagtagctgggattacaggcatgtaccaccatacccagctaatttttgtatttttagtagagacagggtttcacccagtctggtctagaactcctgacctcaagtgatctgcctgccttggcctcccaaagtgttgggattacaggtgtgagccactgtgcctggccttgtccaGTTTTTCTTTCAAGTGCCTTTTAATCTATAGGTTAGATTTCCTCCCTGTCCccaaatctctttcttttcttaaaatgtgtcTGTTGAAGAATCTCTGGGCGGTTGGCCTGTGGAGTTTCTCACAGGTTGGGTTTTGCGAATTGCACACTCGTGGTGCAGTTTGGCATGTTCCTCTGTCCTCTGCATTTCCTGCAGACTGGCAGTTGAATCCAGAGGCTTCATCAGACTCAGGTCAGATCCGTTTGGCAGGACTATGGGTAGTCTTATTTTTTCATCAGGAGGTACctgattttctctctttatctttgataTTAACAACTGTTGATGTTCAACCAGTTTATATATTGAATTTTGAGGGGTTGCAAAAATGGagatattagaattttttttttttttcttttgagatggactctcactcttgtcacctaggctggagtgcaatggcatgatctcagctcactacaacctctgcctcctggattcaagcgattctcctgcctcagcctcccgagtagctaggattacaggagcctgccaccacacccggctaactttttgtatttttagtagagatggggtttcaccatattggctaagctggtctggaactcctgaccttgtgtgatccacccgcctcagcctcccaaagtgctgggattacaagtgtgagccactgcacctggccagttatTAGAATTCtatcatttcattttcctctcaTCCATTATTTGGTTACCCAGTGGTACAGCTTATATGTAAATCCCTGattctttttgtttagctatctagttttttttttttttttctgagatggagtctctcttggtcacccaggctggagtgcagtggtgtgatcttggctcactgcaacctctgcctcccaggtcaggtgattctcctgccgcagcctcctgaatatctgggattacaaacatgcaccaccatacctgtctaatttttgaatttttagtagagatggggtttcatttggccaggctggtgtcaaattcttgacctcaagtgatctacctgcctcaacctcccaaagtgctggggattacaggcgtgaaccactgtgctccgCCTAGTTATCCAGCTTTTAAGTTAATTGGTTTCTTATTCTCCGAAGGTGACCcgttacaaaatatataaatttaaactcATGGATTTAAACATATGTGAGGTATTTCAACCTATTGCAATTATTATCCTTACTGAAGTTCATActgaggctggacatggtggctcatacctgtaatcccagcactttgggaggtggaggcggacaggtc
This region includes:
- the LOC115895924 gene encoding caspase-10-like, with the translated sequence MKSQGSSSDKNCKVSFRKKLLIIDSNLEVKDVERLKFLCIGLVPNKKLEKSSSASDVFEHLLAEDLLSEGDSFFLAELLYIIGQKKLLQYLNYTKEEVEQLLPIKGKISLFRNLLYELSQSIDSENLKEMIFLLNDSLPKTEMVSGSYRMGLCGHCLNQ